GTTCGACTTGGTAAGGGTTGCCGTCTCCCTTGCCGCGATACTTCCAGGAGTCGCCCCCCTTCACGAAGATCTCGCCGTTGCCGACGTTCGCCGTTCCCTTCGAGCCGTGCACGTGTTCGCTGACGCTGTTCCAGCAGTTCGGAATGTGGCGGCAATAGCTAAACATCCGGGAGCCGTCGGCATATTCGAACTCGACGGCGTGGTGATCGTAGATCTCACCGTATTTCGGGTCGACGCGGACTTCACGGCCACCCATGCCTTCGGCCTTCACAGGGTAAGCGTTCTTCACCCAGTTGATGACGTCGAGGTTGTGGATGTGTTGCTCGCAGATGTGGTCGCCGCTGAGCCAATTGTAGTAGTACCAATTGCGCACTTGGTACTCCATCGCCGACTTCGTTTGATCGCGCGTGACGCGCGGATCCCAAACGCCGCCGCCGTTCCAATAGGCCCGGGCCGCAATGATGTCGCCGATTTCGCCGTCTTGCAGACGCTTGATCGTCTCGATGTACTTCTTCTCGTGGTGCCGTTGCAGACCGACGCCGACCGCGAGCTTTTGCTTCTTCGCATCGGCCACGGCATCCAGCACGCGGTGCACGCCCGGCGCATCGACCGCGACCGGCTTCTCCATGAAGACGTGCTTGCCGGCCTTCACGGCCGCTTCGAAATGCACGGGACGATAACCGGGCGGAGTCGCCAAGACGATCAGATCGACATCGCACGCCAAAACTTTTTGATAAGCATCTAGGCCGGAGAAGCGGCGCTCTTTCGGGCAGTCGAGCCGATCGGTCGAGAGCTTTTGGCCGTCGCGGCCTTTGCTGTTTTCGAGATTCTTATAAGCCTTCTCGACGGAGTCCTCGAAGGCGTCCCCCATCGCAACGAGCTTCACGGAGCCTTCGGTGGAAAGCGCTTGCAGTGCGGCACCGGTGCCGCGACCGCCGCAACCGATGACGCCGATCTTAATCGTGTCGTCTTTCTCGGCTCCATGCGCGAAGCGAGCTGAGCCGAGCTCGAGCGCCAAGCCGCCGGCGGCGACTGCGAGCGAACTCTTCGTGATGAAGTCGCGCCGAGAAGTGCTCGGCAGCTTGAGAGGAGAAGGTTCCATGGATCGGCTCCAAAAAAGAAGGGGAATGGAAAGACGTGTTCGATCTTGAATTCGAAAAAAACGATTCGCGTGTTACTGCGGGGGGCCCGGCGCGTAGACCTTCGCTTTCACTTCGGCGCTCGGCTCTTCCAACGGGCGAACGACGCGGAAGCCGACGAAGAGGGCGTCGGTATAGTACCAGATGCTTTGCGGAATTTGTGGGTCTTGCTGCTTCCATTCGGTCGTCGAAGGCATCCGGACGGCGCTCCGCAGCGCTTCCGGATCGTCGTCCCAGGAGCCCCCTCGAACCGGGCACGGCTCCGACTTCTTCGGCGAATTCACAGGGTTTTTCGCCGGCGACTTCGCGTAGAACGTCGGGTCGTATTGATCGAAGGTCCACTCGGCGACGTTGCCGTGCATGTCGTACAAGCCCCACTGGTTCGGCTTCTTCTTGCCGACTTCATGGTACTTGCCGTCGCTGTTGTCGTAGTACCAGGCATAGTCGCCGATCTGCGAAGCGTCTTCGCCGAAGCTATACGGCGTGGTCGACCCGGCGCGGCAGGCATATTCCCATTCCGCTTCCGTCGGCAGGCGATAGTAGCGGCCGGTCTTCTTGCTGATCCATTCGCAATACTTCA
The sequence above is drawn from the Planctomycetia bacterium genome and encodes:
- a CDS encoding Gfo/Idh/MocA family oxidoreductase → MEPSPLKLPSTSRRDFITKSSLAVAAGGLALELGSARFAHGAEKDDTIKIGVIGCGGRGTGAALQALSTEGSVKLVAMGDAFEDSVEKAYKNLENSKGRDGQKLSTDRLDCPKERRFSGLDAYQKVLACDVDLIVLATPPGYRPVHFEAAVKAGKHVFMEKPVAVDAPGVHRVLDAVADAKKQKLAVGVGLQRHHEKKYIETIKRLQDGEIGDIIAARAYWNGGGVWDPRVTRDQTKSAMEYQVRNWYYYNWLSGDHICEQHIHNLDVINWVKNAYPVKAEGMGGREVRVDPKYGEIYDHHAVEFEYADGSRMFSYCRHIPNCWNSVSEHVHGSKGTANVGNGEIFVKGGDSWKYRGKGDGNPYQVEHDDMQASIRAGNPINEGYNGAMSTMTSILGRMATYGGKEVKWEDALNSKIVLGPSDAISWDTEPPAPVVAVPGQTKVV
- a CDS encoding formylglycine-generating enzyme family protein, with amino-acid sequence MLSLVSLRSVCHSSVGVRFVGLVCSGIFFVAAANGSSAAENDAKKAPPAEVAGLAKTAAEMKPYLEQIKDSDAEFEMLPIPGGKFKMGSPTSEEKRGEDEGPQHEVEIAPFWMGKYEVTWDEYEVFMFQLDIARRKLDNREPTAAEKIADACSKPTKPYTDMTFGMGKDRFPVICMTQYSAMKYCEWISKKTGRYYRLPTEAEWEYACRAGSTTPYSFGEDASQIGDYAWYYDNSDGKYHEVGKKKPNQWGLYDMHGNVAEWTFDQYDPTFYAKSPAKNPVNSPKKSEPCPVRGGSWDDDPEALRSAVRMPSTTEWKQQDPQIPQSIWYYTDALFVGFRVVRPLEEPSAEVKAKVYAPGPPQ